The following proteins are encoded in a genomic region of Parabacteroides pacaensis:
- a CDS encoding glycoside hydrolase 5 family protein, producing the protein MKTRFIFIYCFIALSFNLLATSKNDFVYVEKGQFKVGNASYYYIGTNFWYGAILGSEGEGGDRERLTKELNFLSRNGICNLRILVGADGESRTNKVEPALQVSPGIYNDTILAGLDFLLMEMSKRNMRAVLYLNNAWEWSGGYSQYLEWAGCGKAPVPSVDGWNTFTQYVRQFVVNEKSKNLFRKHIKFMINRTNRYTHTKYKNDPTIMSWQIANEPRAFSEENKETFAQWIHETAAYIKKLDKNHLVSTGSEGMAGCEGDIRLWEKIHADPCIDYANIHIWPNNWGWIDKKTPQASVEKASENSLEYIEKHCALIQQYQKPVVLEEFGYPRDNFSFIPGSATTGRDTYYQTLFNLLYTNSRTQGNFAGCNFWAWGGSGRPSPKQVFWEKGYDYLGDPAQEEQGLNSVFDIDATMRVIRQYTGLLNSHKE; encoded by the coding sequence ATGAAAACGCGATTTATCTTTATTTATTGTTTTATAGCCCTCTCTTTCAACCTGTTAGCAACTTCAAAAAATGATTTTGTCTATGTGGAAAAAGGGCAGTTTAAAGTAGGGAATGCTTCTTATTACTATATAGGAACAAACTTTTGGTACGGAGCCATATTAGGTTCCGAAGGGGAAGGCGGCGACAGGGAACGCCTGACAAAAGAACTGAATTTTCTTTCCCGGAACGGGATCTGCAATTTACGCATTTTAGTAGGTGCAGACGGAGAAAGCCGTACGAATAAAGTAGAACCGGCTTTACAAGTTTCACCCGGCATATACAATGATACTATTTTAGCAGGGCTCGATTTTCTGTTAATGGAGATGTCTAAAAGAAATATGCGGGCGGTTCTGTATTTAAACAATGCTTGGGAATGGTCGGGCGGCTACAGCCAATACCTGGAATGGGCCGGATGCGGGAAAGCACCGGTACCTTCTGTAGACGGTTGGAATACCTTTACACAATATGTCCGGCAATTCGTGGTAAACGAAAAAAGTAAAAACCTATTCCGTAAGCATATCAAGTTTATGATCAATCGTACCAACCGGTACACGCATACAAAGTATAAAAATGATCCTACCATCATGTCGTGGCAGATCGCAAACGAACCGAGAGCTTTTTCCGAAGAAAACAAAGAAACTTTTGCCCAATGGATCCACGAAACAGCCGCTTACATCAAAAAATTGGATAAAAATCATCTGGTTTCTACCGGGAGCGAAGGAATGGCAGGCTGTGAAGGAGATATCCGACTGTGGGAAAAAATTCATGCCGACCCTTGCATCGATTATGCCAATATTCATATCTGGCCGAATAACTGGGGATGGATCGACAAAAAGACACCTCAGGCAAGTGTGGAAAAAGCAAGTGAAAATTCACTGGAATACATTGAAAAACATTGTGCACTCATCCAGCAATACCAGAAACCTGTGGTATTGGAAGAATTCGGTTATCCGAGAGATAACTTCTCTTTCATACCGGGAAGTGCTACAACAGGACGCGACACTTATTACCAGACTCTATTTAATCTTCTTTATACGAACTCCCGCACACAAGGGAACTTTGCCGGCTGCAACTTCTGGGCGTGGGGCGGAAGCGGGCGACCTTCCCCAAAACAAGTGTTTTGGGAAAAGGGATATGACTATTTAGGTGACCCCGCCCAGGAAGAACAAGGACTCAATTCGGTATTTGACATAGACGCAACAATGCGTGTAATCAGACAATATACCGGATTATTAAATTCTCATAAAGAGTAA
- a CDS encoding RagB/SusD family nutrient uptake outer membrane protein, with translation MKQFKIEKIQWWAILICTLALLVTSCDLDEKPYDFTSPEQVGDSDDAADKWMMGVYNQYAQLFRYSEFPAVLEYDCDYTTGPSWAFGELGAGNFQGNSKQTDNLWTYCYIIVHRANEAIVNVEKMQNTTERHKNNVLGELYFTKAFAYFLLVRAYGDIPLFMTSVNQGADRNQPRQPIPKVYEHLISLLTYAKEMMYKNTDKEFVAGRASAGAAASLLAKVYLTVASASLPSGDVIVRGGKPYDIVDNVQIRTLPTPQTFHKQQVKGYEEFNSTEYFKNARDLAKEIIEGIYGSYDLLPFQDMWTQASKNKIEHIWSVQSLMGDVDLGNHLCRDFCGLVENNQVIKGMWYGLRDHWYKLFEPQDLRIVDGVFHRWSRIFDYDANIGTFYPNNDEYKKKAQGYEIQIGNDPETGEPITEHIPPVAPYNDGLNYGCGTDANYLAFLNKYSYPSDRTRTNSDINYPFLRFADILLIYAEAANEVAGGPTGEALEALNRVRRRSNATEKKLSGDGNVGNIVSFRSAVLEERAMELALEGDRRWDLIRWGIYLDAMNSIGTLDEVGVTKVRTERHTLYPLPTTEILSNTHISGNNPGWN, from the coding sequence ATGAAACAATTCAAAATAGAAAAAATACAATGGTGGGCAATACTGATTTGCACGCTGGCTTTACTGGTTACTTCTTGCGACCTAGACGAGAAGCCTTACGATTTTACTTCTCCCGAGCAAGTAGGCGATTCGGACGATGCCGCCGATAAATGGATGATGGGAGTTTACAACCAATATGCCCAATTATTCCGCTACAGTGAATTTCCCGCTGTGTTGGAGTACGACTGCGATTATACAACCGGGCCCTCTTGGGCGTTTGGCGAATTGGGTGCGGGTAATTTTCAGGGAAACAGTAAACAAACAGACAATTTATGGACATACTGCTACATCATTGTCCATCGCGCCAACGAAGCGATTGTGAATGTTGAAAAAATGCAGAACACCACAGAACGGCATAAAAATAACGTACTGGGCGAGCTCTATTTTACGAAGGCTTTTGCTTATTTCCTTTTGGTAAGGGCTTACGGTGACATTCCTCTCTTTATGACTTCTGTCAATCAAGGAGCCGACCGGAACCAGCCGCGCCAACCCATCCCAAAAGTATATGAGCATCTTATCTCCCTATTAACATATGCCAAAGAGATGATGTATAAAAATACAGACAAGGAATTTGTTGCAGGCCGCGCTTCGGCAGGAGCAGCAGCCTCTCTTCTGGCAAAAGTATATCTAACGGTCGCTTCGGCTTCTTTGCCTTCGGGCGATGTAATCGTGCGGGGTGGTAAACCATATGATATAGTAGATAATGTACAGATACGTACACTTCCTACTCCCCAGACCTTCCATAAACAACAAGTAAAAGGCTATGAAGAATTCAATTCTACCGAATATTTCAAAAATGCCCGCGACTTGGCAAAAGAGATAATAGAGGGCATATACGGAAGTTATGATTTACTTCCTTTTCAGGATATGTGGACACAAGCTTCCAAAAATAAAATAGAACATATCTGGAGCGTACAATCGCTTATGGGGGATGTGGATTTAGGGAATCATTTATGCCGTGATTTTTGCGGACTAGTAGAAAACAATCAAGTTATTAAAGGAATGTGGTATGGGTTACGTGACCATTGGTATAAATTATTTGAACCACAAGATTTACGGATTGTAGACGGCGTCTTTCATCGTTGGTCAAGAATTTTCGATTACGACGCAAATATAGGGACTTTCTACCCGAATAATGATGAATATAAGAAAAAAGCACAAGGATATGAGATACAGATAGGAAATGATCCGGAAACAGGAGAACCGATTACCGAACATATTCCCCCGGTAGCACCTTATAATGACGGATTAAATTACGGATGTGGTACAGATGCCAACTATCTGGCCTTTCTTAACAAATACAGCTATCCTTCCGACCGGACACGTACGAATAGTGACATAAACTATCCGTTTCTCCGCTTTGCCGATATATTATTGATCTACGCCGAAGCAGCGAATGAAGTTGCAGGAGGGCCTACCGGTGAGGCTTTGGAAGCACTAAACCGGGTACGCAGGCGGAGCAATGCAACCGAAAAGAAACTTTCGGGTGATGGCAATGTAGGCAATATCGTTTCTTTCCGGTCTGCCGTACTGGAGGAACGCGCTATGGAATTAGCCTTGGAAGGCGATCGCCGTTGGGACTTGATTCGTTGGGGAATCTATCTGGATGCCATGAATTCTATCGGAACATTAGACGAAGTAGGAGTAACAAAAGTACGTACAGAACGACATACTTTATATCCTCTTCCGACAACTGAGATTTTATCAAATACCCATATCTCCGGGAATAATCCGGGATGGAACTAA
- a CDS encoding glycan-binding surface protein, giving the protein MKTIYSILKAALFLLPVWLFASCQDIVNYDELQKESGTSTGAPVIQKITLVDRVTEISDADLSQLILIQGSNLSGIKTVKFNDVEADLKEAYIKAKEVVIPVPRILPTEINNKITIMTELGETSANLKINIPSLIINGLFNEFTLPGDTTTITGDNFDLYKITKEDASIILGENKVNILEADQKTLTIEIPKNALQKEGIIQITSPEIKEAICIPYREEGTFINIQNKLWEGEQWLTDGSKLGDPKPINGQFSHITGVTVSQWDWYNQIHGCNFPTTDPDILHNLESYDLKFELNTDPDHPLSQMYLKFSMRFSIVYEWDLYKSGESLNTYGKWQTITLDAKTILGELYENSENFFSIAINPSVEMNLDFSIANVRLVKKQQFVK; this is encoded by the coding sequence ATGAAAACAATATATTCTATACTAAAAGCAGCTTTATTCCTTTTACCAGTTTGGCTATTTGCCAGCTGTCAGGATATTGTAAATTACGATGAACTGCAAAAAGAATCGGGAACTTCCACAGGAGCACCTGTAATCCAAAAAATTACGTTGGTAGACAGGGTAACCGAGATTAGCGATGCCGATCTTTCCCAATTAATCCTGATACAAGGCTCTAATCTAAGCGGTATCAAAACAGTGAAATTCAATGATGTAGAAGCAGACTTGAAAGAAGCCTATATAAAAGCGAAAGAAGTAGTAATTCCAGTTCCTCGTATTTTACCTACAGAAATAAATAACAAAATAACTATTATGACCGAATTAGGTGAAACTTCGGCTAATCTGAAAATCAATATTCCATCTTTAATAATAAACGGACTATTTAACGAATTTACTTTGCCGGGAGACACTACAACTATTACAGGTGACAATTTTGATTTATATAAGATTACAAAAGAAGATGCTTCCATTATTTTAGGTGAAAACAAAGTAAACATTTTGGAAGCAGACCAAAAAACATTAACCATTGAGATTCCTAAAAATGCCCTACAAAAAGAAGGAATCATTCAGATAACTTCTCCTGAAATAAAAGAAGCTATTTGTATCCCCTACCGAGAGGAAGGTACTTTTATTAATATCCAAAACAAACTCTGGGAAGGCGAACAATGGTTGACGGACGGCTCCAAGCTGGGTGACCCGAAACCGATAAACGGGCAATTCTCCCATATCACCGGAGTTACTGTAAGCCAATGGGACTGGTACAATCAAATACACGGTTGCAATTTTCCTACTACCGATCCGGATATCTTGCATAACCTGGAAAGTTATGATTTAAAGTTCGAACTGAATACCGACCCGGACCATCCCTTAAGCCAGATGTACTTAAAATTCAGTATGCGTTTTAGTATTGTTTACGAATGGGACCTGTATAAAAGCGGCGAATCTTTAAATACCTACGGAAAATGGCAGACTATAACTTTGGATGCAAAAACAATTCTGGGGGAACTGTATGAGAATAGTGAAAATTTCTTTTCCATAGCTATCAACCCGAGTGTTGAAATGAACCTGGATTTCAGTATCGCAAACGTTCGCCTGGTGAAGAAACAACAGTTCGTAAAATGA
- a CDS encoding glycoside hydrolase family 130 protein, translating to MNNFFDKMNRLFQEQEVLLTRKNVPLPSTNGIYRRYQYPVLTAEHTPLFWRYDFNKETNPYLMERIGMNATLNSGAIKWENKYLLMVRVEGANRKSFFAIAESPNGIDNFRFWDYPVSFAETDDPETNVYDMRLTAHEDGWIYGIFCAERKDPAANKGDLSSATATAGIVRTKDLKNWERLPDLQSSSQQRNVVLHPEFVKGKYALYTRPQDNFIEAGNGGGIGWSLIEDMTQAVVTEEKIINSRYYHTIKEVKNGEGPQPLKTPEGWLHLAHGVRMCAAGLRYVLYLYMTDLQDPSRLIAEPAGYFMAPQGEERVGDVSNVLFSNGWIADNDSTVYIYYASSDTRMHVATSTLDRLVDYCLHSPAEKYTSSGSVETLYRQIAQNKEIIKEYRSSLYR from the coding sequence ATGAATAACTTTTTTGACAAAATGAACCGACTCTTCCAAGAGCAAGAAGTTTTATTAACCCGGAAAAATGTTCCGCTACCTTCCACGAACGGAATCTACCGACGATATCAATATCCTGTCCTTACTGCGGAACATACCCCCTTATTCTGGAGATATGATTTCAATAAGGAAACGAATCCTTACCTGATGGAACGTATCGGCATGAATGCCACTCTAAACTCCGGAGCCATAAAATGGGAGAACAAATATCTGCTGATGGTCCGAGTAGAAGGAGCTAACAGAAAATCGTTCTTTGCCATCGCTGAAAGCCCCAATGGAATAGACAATTTCCGTTTCTGGGATTATCCCGTTTCATTCGCTGAGACAGACGATCCGGAAACAAATGTTTACGACATGCGACTGACAGCCCATGAAGACGGCTGGATTTACGGCATCTTCTGTGCCGAACGGAAAGACCCGGCTGCAAACAAGGGTGACTTGTCTTCCGCTACGGCTACCGCAGGAATCGTACGGACCAAAGATTTAAAAAACTGGGAACGTTTGCCCGACCTACAAAGTTCCAGCCAGCAACGGAATGTAGTACTACACCCCGAATTTGTAAAAGGCAAATATGCCCTCTATACTCGTCCGCAAGACAACTTTATCGAAGCAGGCAACGGAGGCGGTATCGGCTGGAGCTTAATAGAAGATATGACACAGGCAGTGGTAACGGAAGAAAAAATTATCAACTCCCGCTATTACCATACTATTAAGGAAGTGAAAAACGGAGAAGGTCCCCAACCGCTAAAAACACCGGAAGGATGGTTGCATTTGGCGCACGGAGTACGTATGTGCGCGGCGGGATTAAGGTACGTATTATATTTATATATGACCGATTTGCAAGACCCTTCCCGTTTAATAGCCGAACCGGCAGGTTATTTTATGGCTCCCCAAGGAGAGGAAAGAGTAGGCGACGTATCGAACGTATTATTTTCTAATGGTTGGATTGCCGACAACGACAGTACGGTATATATTTATTATGCTTCTTCCGATACCCGGATGCATGTAGCGACTTCTACCCTGGACCGCTTGGTAGATTACTGCTTGCATTCCCCAGCCGAGAAATATACCTCTTCCGGTTCCGTAGAAACCCTTTACCGGCAAATTGCTCAAAATAAAGAAATAATAAAGGAATACCGTTCTTCTTTATATCGATAG
- a CDS encoding glycoside hydrolase family 26 protein has product MKYQKLITTFLLLTICHVGVPAERVNNPSSNDPKATQETIHLYRNLLKIPSKGILFGHQDATLYGIGWKYEKDRSDVKTVCGDYPAVYGWEIGHIEQEAAYSLDSVYFSTMRQEIIKAYKRGGINTISWHCDNPLTGGNTWDVSSKEVVKSVLPGGKKHALFLTWLDRVAQFLNSLETEKGIKVPILFRPYHEHTGSWFWWGKNLCSAEEYKTLFQFTVEYLRKKEVHHLLYTYSPDNVSSEQAYFERYPGDTYVDILGIDMYHHGGKAQVQQYINSIHTVFGFLTPVGKRLQKPVVFSETGSEGIPMNNWWTEVLLKNIEAYPIAYVLVWRNAYDRPRHYFGPHPAEHSATDFVRFYQNKKTLFQKDLPAMYK; this is encoded by the coding sequence ATGAAATATCAGAAACTAATCACTACTTTTTTACTTTTAACGATATGCCATGTCGGTGTCCCGGCAGAAAGGGTAAATAACCCCTCTTCCAACGACCCTAAAGCAACCCAAGAAACGATACATCTTTATCGGAACCTGTTAAAAATTCCATCCAAAGGCATCCTGTTCGGGCATCAAGACGCCACTCTTTACGGAATCGGTTGGAAATATGAGAAAGACCGCTCCGACGTAAAGACCGTCTGCGGGGATTATCCCGCTGTCTATGGCTGGGAAATCGGACATATCGAGCAAGAAGCAGCCTATAGTCTGGATTCCGTTTATTTTTCCACCATGCGACAAGAAATTATTAAAGCCTATAAACGGGGAGGAATTAACACAATCAGTTGGCATTGCGATAATCCGCTTACCGGAGGAAACACATGGGATGTAAGCAGTAAAGAAGTCGTAAAATCCGTGCTGCCCGGAGGCAAAAAGCATGCACTCTTCCTTACCTGGCTCGACCGCGTAGCACAATTCTTAAATTCTCTCGAAACAGAAAAAGGAATAAAAGTTCCGATCCTGTTCCGTCCGTACCACGAACATACAGGCAGTTGGTTCTGGTGGGGAAAAAATTTGTGCTCCGCCGAAGAATATAAAACCTTGTTTCAGTTTACCGTAGAATATTTAAGAAAGAAAGAGGTCCATCATTTACTCTATACCTATTCACCGGATAACGTAAGCAGCGAGCAAGCATACTTTGAACGTTATCCCGGCGATACGTATGTAGACATTCTGGGAATAGATATGTACCACCACGGCGGAAAAGCCCAGGTACAACAATATATAAATTCCATCCATACGGTCTTCGGCTTTTTAACTCCGGTAGGCAAACGGCTTCAAAAACCGGTAGTATTCAGTGAAACCGGTTCGGAAGGTATCCCTATGAATAACTGGTGGACAGAGGTGTTACTAAAAAATATAGAAGCCTACCCCATTGCCTACGTATTAGTCTGGAGAAACGCCTACGACCGTCCGAGACACTATTTCGGCCCTCATCCGGCAGAACACTCTGCAACGGACTTCGTACGGTTTTATCAAAACAAAAAAACGCTCTTCCAGAAAGATTTACCGGCTATGTACAAGTAA
- a CDS encoding SusC/RagA family TonB-linked outer membrane protein yields the protein MKNIKIFLVGWLLLVAGILQAQTVVVNGQVVDASDKSPLSGTNIYLKGNKTTGTVADADGKYSIKAQKGDILIFSFIGMNKKEVTVGNKSVINVELTSSQLLEEVVVVGYGTMKKHSLTGAVGQLKSSDLNQGNPISLSQGLQGKMAGVLVNQNDGAPGAGVSIQIRGANSFGTNTQPLYIVDGIPFDAAGTPSNEATSGNNQTFNPLSLINPQDIESIEVLKDASSAAIYGSRGANGVVLITTKKGKAGKAKVELSVNFGMSKIAKTIDVLDAYNYANYVNEGYQNGVIYNGNTFYKLPYPGQWAYPFANNAFQYDQGFYEPSPEDFLTPGIRTDQYGNTDLVQGSNWMDMITQTALTQDYNLSVSGGSDKGYYAISGNYTDQQGIIKNSDFNRYTLRTNVAQKVTNWLEIGLNSTFSRTETNFAKTNSFDYGIIKSAMIFPTTYAPQTDITQIDDELSWLSANPYLYVMTAKDRMTSLIAFNSAFAEVKLFPWLKVRQNLGINYSANSRGSYYNRLTGEGQAPDINGKAGQSDNWYSNVTSESLVTVDKTFNDIHTINTVVGFTYEKANYGDKSMTATNFPDDLTYEYDMSKALVPGKLMSGRGASALMSVLVRANYSLMDRYLFTASFRRDGSSKFAPGNKYANFASGALAWRASEEEFIKRWNLFSDLKFRISFGQTGNQAISNYATLPKLATANYPLGGTAHSGVAESVWNGPINPDLKWETTTQYNAGLDMGFLNNRITFTVDYYHKKTTDLLQNVKIPTSTGFGLMTTNFGWVKNEGLEISGNFHILTKTPVKWKMNANISFNRNVIGGLENDQYASNLWNSADYVFIQRNGMPIGAIYGYVEDGFYNNEAEVRANPVYANASDAVIKQKIGEIKYLNLDDDPHITEADRTMIGDTNPDFIVGMTNDFTWKNFNLSFFLQGVVGNDVFNGNLMDVTLASIANIPRFAYEGRWTPENREHATWPKVNNGYNREWLISNRYIEDGSYLRLKNLTVGYNFNSPFKGISSINIFANATNLFTITKYGWFDPDVNSFGGDASRRGVDIHAYPSSRTFSLGLKLNF from the coding sequence ATGAAAAACATTAAAATTTTTCTAGTTGGATGGCTACTGTTAGTGGCGGGCATACTTCAGGCCCAGACAGTAGTAGTGAACGGGCAAGTGGTGGACGCATCCGACAAGTCCCCGCTTAGCGGTACCAATATTTACCTGAAAGGGAATAAAACTACCGGGACTGTTGCCGATGCAGATGGAAAATACTCCATTAAAGCTCAAAAAGGTGATATACTGATCTTTTCTTTTATCGGCATGAACAAAAAAGAGGTCACCGTAGGAAACAAATCGGTAATCAATGTGGAACTTACTTCTTCCCAACTTTTGGAAGAAGTGGTAGTGGTAGGATACGGAACCATGAAGAAGCATAGCCTGACCGGAGCGGTGGGACAATTGAAAAGTTCGGATTTAAACCAAGGAAACCCTATCAGCTTATCACAAGGATTACAAGGTAAGATGGCAGGCGTATTGGTAAACCAGAACGACGGAGCTCCGGGTGCAGGCGTTAGTATTCAAATCCGTGGTGCCAATTCGTTCGGGACAAACACGCAACCTTTGTATATTGTGGACGGGATCCCTTTCGATGCAGCCGGTACACCCAGCAACGAGGCAACCAGCGGAAATAATCAAACGTTCAATCCGTTATCCCTGATTAACCCGCAAGATATCGAATCGATTGAAGTACTTAAAGATGCTTCTTCGGCTGCTATCTACGGTTCTCGGGGAGCAAACGGTGTGGTACTGATTACGACCAAGAAAGGAAAAGCAGGAAAAGCGAAAGTAGAATTATCCGTCAACTTCGGGATGTCGAAAATTGCAAAAACAATCGATGTACTGGATGCATATAATTATGCTAATTATGTAAACGAAGGATACCAGAACGGCGTTATTTATAACGGAAATACATTTTATAAATTACCTTATCCGGGCCAATGGGCTTATCCTTTTGCAAATAATGCCTTCCAATACGATCAAGGTTTTTACGAACCTTCTCCGGAAGATTTCCTGACACCGGGCATCCGTACCGACCAGTATGGCAACACGGATTTGGTACAAGGCAGCAACTGGATGGATATGATTACCCAAACCGCACTGACTCAAGATTACAACCTGAGTGTTTCCGGCGGTTCCGACAAAGGTTATTATGCCATTTCCGGTAATTACACCGACCAGCAAGGGATTATCAAAAACAGCGATTTCAACCGGTATACCTTACGTACAAATGTGGCACAGAAAGTAACCAATTGGTTGGAAATTGGGTTGAACAGTACCTTCTCGCGTACCGAAACCAATTTTGCCAAGACCAACTCGTTTGATTACGGAATCATTAAATCGGCTATGATTTTCCCTACCACGTATGCTCCGCAAACGGACATTACGCAAATCGACGATGAATTATCCTGGTTATCTGCCAATCCGTACCTATATGTAATGACAGCTAAAGACCGGATGACCTCTTTGATTGCTTTTAATTCGGCTTTTGCAGAAGTAAAATTATTTCCGTGGTTAAAGGTACGGCAAAACTTAGGAATCAATTATTCAGCCAATTCCCGCGGTTCGTATTACAACCGATTAACAGGCGAAGGGCAGGCTCCGGATATCAATGGAAAAGCCGGACAAAGCGATAACTGGTACTCTAACGTAACATCGGAATCTTTAGTTACCGTAGATAAAACCTTCAACGATATACATACCATCAATACCGTAGTCGGATTCACGTACGAAAAAGCAAATTACGGCGATAAATCCATGACGGCTACTAATTTCCCGGACGATTTGACTTACGAATATGACATGAGTAAGGCATTAGTACCCGGCAAATTGATGAGCGGCAGGGGAGCCAGCGCATTGATGTCAGTCCTGGTACGTGCCAATTATTCGTTGATGGACCGTTATTTATTCACGGCCTCTTTCCGTCGGGACGGCTCCAGTAAGTTCGCACCGGGTAACAAATATGCCAACTTTGCATCCGGAGCTTTAGCTTGGAGAGCTTCAGAAGAAGAGTTTATCAAACGTTGGAACCTTTTCAGCGACTTGAAGTTCCGGATAAGTTTCGGACAGACCGGTAACCAAGCTATTTCCAACTATGCCACCCTCCCAAAATTGGCAACAGCCAATTATCCCTTAGGCGGGACAGCCCATAGCGGTGTAGCGGAATCCGTATGGAACGGCCCGATCAATCCTGACCTGAAATGGGAAACCACTACACAATACAATGCAGGGTTGGATATGGGTTTCTTAAATAACCGGATTACTTTTACCGTGGATTATTACCATAAGAAAACAACCGACTTACTTCAAAACGTAAAAATCCCTACCAGTACGGGATTCGGATTGATGACTACCAACTTTGGCTGGGTAAAGAATGAAGGTCTTGAAATATCCGGTAATTTCCATATATTGACCAAAACACCGGTTAAATGGAAAATGAATGCCAATATTTCTTTCAACCGGAATGTGATTGGTGGACTAGAAAACGATCAGTATGCCAGCAACCTCTGGAATTCGGCCGATTACGTGTTCATACAACGGAACGGAATGCCCATTGGTGCTATTTACGGATATGTGGAAGACGGTTTTTACAACAACGAAGCCGAAGTCCGTGCCAATCCTGTATACGCCAATGCCAGCGACGCAGTGATTAAACAAAAAATCGGGGAAATCAAATACCTGAACCTGGACGATGACCCTCATATTACCGAGGCCGACCGGACCATGATTGGCGACACAAACCCGGATTTTATCGTAGGGATGACTAACGACTTCACCTGGAAGAATTTTAACCTCAGTTTCTTTTTACAGGGTGTAGTAGGAAATGATGTTTTCAACGGGAACCTGATGGATGTGACACTAGCCTCTATTGCCAATATACCCCGCTTCGCTTATGAAGGTCGCTGGACTCCGGAAAACCGGGAACACGCTACCTGGCCGAAAGTAAATAACGGGTATAACCGGGAATGGCTTATTTCAAACCGGTATATTGAAGATGGTTCTTATCTGCGGTTAAAAAACCTCACTGTCGGTTACAATTTCAATTCACCCTTCAAGGGGATTTCTTCCATCAATATCTTTGCGAATGCAACCAATCTGTTTACCATTACCAAATACGGATGGTTCGACCCGGATGTTAATTCATTCGGCGGAGATGCGTCGCGCAGGGGAGTAGACATTCATGCTTATCCCAGCAGCCGTACCTTCTCTCTCGGTTTAAAACTTAATTTTTAA